The Syntrophorhabdaceae bacterium sequence CGAGAAGGTTTTCCTTGGGTATCCTCAGGTTCTTGAACGCTACTTCACAGGTATCGGAACACCTGATGGAGAGCTTCCCGTGGAGCTTATTCGCCTCATATCCGGGCCTGTTGGTTTCCACGATGAAAGTGCTCAAGCGATTATGCTTCCTGGGATTACCGGGGTCTGTGACGGCGAGAACCACGAGGAAATCGCCGAGGCTCCCATTCGTGATGAACATCTTGTTGCCGTTCAATACATATTCATCGCCATCTTTTATCGCGGTCGTGGCGATGGACGCCACATCGCTTCCCACATCCGGCTCCGTGGAAGCCATACCCGCCCTCCATTCCCCGCTTACGACTTTGGGGAGGTACTTCTGTTTCTGTTCTTCCGTTCCCACAGCCAGTATCATCTGGGTACCGAAGTAAGTGGCGATTAGGGTCTGGCCTATCCCCCCGTCCACCCTGCCGAATTCTTCTATAATCAGTGCCTGGTCCAGCTGCCCGAGGCCGGCCCCACCATATTTTTCGTCAATAAAGACCCCGAGAAAGCCGAGTTCCGCCGCCTTTTTCCATAGCCTGTCGTCGAACCGCTCCTCCTCATCCAGCACCCTGGCGATATCGGTGAACTCTTTCTCTGCAAACTCCCTTGCCGCCATCTTGATGTCCCGCTGTTCGTGAGTAAGTTCCATTCAGTTCTCCTTTCTCGATTTTTACTCTCCCGTGGGATACGTTAAACCTCTATTCTTCGGAACGATTTCTTTCAAATAAGTGATTTCCAGGAAAAATCGGTCTGAGTTCATCTCACCTGTTCGTGTTTGTCTGTTACTCGCCCAGCAAATTCAGTGCCAGGAGAAAGGATGCCTGATAATCGGACAATTTAGCCTGCGAGGCTGGATTCGATTTTTGTCCATTGTGTATAAATAATTTACTATTGTATACAAAGTAGTCTCTTTTATGAACCATCCCGATCCGCCTTAGGGGGAAAACACGTGTTATTGTGCGAAAATAGCCTCATGGCATTCATGTTGCAATGGACCTGGGAAAGCAGAAAAACGGTTCATCGGAGGTCGCCATAATGGGTGAGCAGCAGACCAGCAGGCTCCTTACCTGTATCCAATGCGGGAAGTGCACGGGGAGCTGTCCGGAATCGGGAAGGACTCCCTTCAATATAAGGATGCTCGTCAGGCGGAGGCAGTTCAAGCAGGGAATAGAAGAGTCGATCCCGTGGTACTGCACCTCCTGCGGCGCCTGCACATTGCGGTGCCCCCGCGACGTTAAACCCTCCGAAATCATTATCGATGTGAGATCACAGCTCGTGGAAGACGGGCAGATACCTGTGTCGATTCAGAAGGCCCTTGAGAATACCTTTGTCCAGAAGAACCCGTGGGGCCGCTCCAGGGCGAAGAGGGGCGCGTGGGCCGACAAGCTCGATATGGATATCCCTCACGTACGCGATACGGCATCAAAAAGGCTCCTTTTCACCTGCTGCATCCAGGCCTATGACCCCCGGTGCATGGTAATCCCTTCCAATGTGGCGAAGATATTGCGAATGGGCGGAGTGGAGTTCGGCATCCTCGGGGAAGAGGAAGCCTGTTGCGGCAATGAGATCCGCAGGATCGGCGAGTCGGGCCTTTTCGAGGAGCTGCGGGAAGAGAATAAGGCGGTCTTCGAGGAATACGGGGTAAAGGAGATCATTGCCCTGTCGCCCCATTGTATGAATGGCCTCAAGAAAGAGTACGGCGAGCTCGGTATCACCGTCTCCCATTATACGGAGCTTGTGGCCCCTTTGATCGAGGAGGGCTTGATTACCATCAATACCCCTTTCGAAAAAAAGGTGATCTATCACGATCCCTGTTTTTTGGGTAAGCAAAACGGCATTTTCGACGCGCCCAGGAAGATCCTGAAATCGATACCGGGCCTCGAGCTTCTTGAATTCTCCCGCTCGCGAGAGACTTCCCTTTGCTGCGAAGGCGGAGGAGGGAGAATGTTTTACGAAACCGAGACGACCTCCCCGCGAAACAGTGAGATACGGGTGACCGAGGCGTTAATGAGAGGGGCGGAGGTAATCGCCACAAGCTGCCCCTTTTGCGTGATGACCCTGGAGGACCCGGCCACGGAGAAAGGGCTTATCGTCAGGGAAATATCCGAGATACTCATGGAGGGAATATGAACTTACTGGTCTTTACCAAAAGAGTTCCCGCAACCCAGGAAGAGGAAGTGCGCATCATCGATGACGGGAAGGGGATTGATCTTGCCAAAATCCCTTTCAAGGTGAATGATTGGGACAATTACTCGGTGGAGGAGGCGGTACGCATCGCGGAGAAGACTGAGGGCACGGTAACCGCCATCTCCATGGGGGACCGGGAATCGGATGAGGTGCTGCGGAGAGCCATTGCCATGGGAGCCCACAACGGCTCTCTCCTTCAACTCACGGAACCGCTTCACGACCCTTCTCAGAGGGCTGCCATTGCCTGTAATTTCATAAAGAAAGAAAATATCCCCTTTGATCTGATATTTACGGGCGTCCAGTCGGAAGACGACCAGTTCGCCGCCATGGGAGGGATCCTCGCGGCAAAGCTCGACCTCCCTTACGTTTCCATGGTGATTGGCATCGATGAGATCGAAAAAGAGTACGTCATCGTGCGAAGGGAGCTTGAAGGGGGGCTCCAGGAGAAGATAAGGGTCTCCCTTCCCGCAATACTTGCTATACAGAGCGGGATCAATGAACCCCGGTACGTATCGATCATGGGGGTGAGAAAAGCATCCAAGGTCGAGCGCAAGGTCTATGAGGCTGAAGTATATAATGACGCCCCCAGGCTTATCGAAGTGGAGAGATGGGTCTATCCGCCGAAAAAAGGAGGGGCCCGGATGCTCGCGGGAGAGCTCGATGCGGTATGCAAAGACCTTCTCGGGATCTTAAAAGAAAAGGGGGTATACCAATGAGCTACGCGCTGATCGTCGCCGAAGTGCGAAAAGGCATTTTCGAAGAGAGGAACCTCGACTCAGCGGGCTTTGCCTCCCTTCTCCAAAAAGAAACGGTGCTCCTTATCCCGGAAGGCCCCTATGAGATCCCCCCCATTACGGAGCGCGTGCTCAAAGTCCCGGTGGAAGAGGCAACTTTCCTGAACCCTCTTTTTATGTCCACCCTCATACAAAAAGTAACGGAACTGAAGGGAAAGCCGGACGCGGTGATTTTCACCTCATCTTCCTCGGGCACGGAGCTTGCCTCGTATAGTGCAGGGAAACTCGGCCTCCCTCTTATCACCGATTTATCTGCCTACGACAAAGAGCGGGCCGTCTTCTTCAAAAGCTATTATTCGGACAAGATCTTCGGAGAATTCAAAGTGAAAGGAGAAGGACAATTCATAGCGACCGTGCGGAGCGGGAGCTTCAAGGAGTTCGCGGTCACGAAAATACCCGCCACGGAGGCCATGGAGGCTGTGGCCGCAGGAGGCGAGCGGACGTTCCTCGGTTATGTGGAAGAGGAGAAGGGCGAGATCGACATCACGAAGGCTGAATTCCTCCTTTCCGTGGGAAGGGGCATAGGAAGCAAGGACGAGATCGCCGATTATGAAGAGCTCGCCGGGATTCTCAGGGCAGTGCTCTCCGGCTCGCGCCCTGTCATCGACAAGATGTGGCTTCCCAAGGTCCGGCAGGTGGGCACCTCGGGCAAGACGGTAAAGCCTAAGGTCTATCTCGCCATGGGCATAAGCGGGGCGTTTCAGCACATCGCGGGGATGAAAGATTCGGAGTGCATCATCGCGGTCAATAAAGATCCGGAAGCGCCAATTTTTCAATATGCCCATTTCGGTATTGTGAGCGATGTGCATAAGGTGAGGGATAAACTTAAGGATATCGTCAGGGGATAATGAACGACGAGAAGAGGGTCCTTGTAGTCGGTGGGGGTATAGGCGGGATCACCGCCGCCCTGGAGCTCGCCTCGTGCGGGGTGAGGGTCACCATGCTCGAAGAGGGGCCATCCATAGGGGGGAGGATGATTCAGCTCGATAAAACTTTCCCCACCCTCGACTGCTCTACCTGTACCCTGTCGCCCAAAATGGTGGAAGTGGCCCTTCAGAAGAGGATCGAGCTTCTCTCGTGGGCCATGCCCCGGGCCGTAAAAAAGGAGGAAAAAGGCTTTCTCGTGACCATTCATAAGAAGGCCCGGTTTGTAGACACGACGAAATGCAATGCCTGCGGGAGCTGCTCCGTCTTCTGTCCCGTGGTCATGAAGAGTGAATTCAACATGGGGACGGGCTCGAGAAAAGCGGTCTACATTCCCTTTCCCCAGGCCATACCTAATAAGGCCTCCATCGATAAGCGCGAAGACCGGCCCTGCAAAGCTGCCTGCGTCGACGCATGCCCGGTTCATACGAACGTGCTCGGATACGTGAAGCATATCCGGGAGGGGAGGTTCAATGATGCCTATCTCCTCATCAGGGAAACCAACCCCTTTCCCTCCGCATGCGGGAGGGTATGCTACGCACCCTGCGAAAAGGCCTGCAACAGGGGTCAGCTCGATCACCCCGTGGCAATCCGGGACCTCAAGCGCTTTGCCGTCGACCAGTTCGATCCCGCGAACCTTACAATCCCGCAGGTGCAGCGGACGGAGAAAAAGATTGCCGTCGTAGGCGCCGGCCCCGCCGGGCTCGCCTGTGCCCACGATCTTGCCCTCAATGGCCACGATGTAACGGTCTATGAAGCCCTTCCCGAACCGGGGGGCATGATGCGCTATGCCATACCGGAATACAGGCTGCCCAGGAAGGAGCTCGACCGGGAGATAGATTATATCGAGCGACTGGGTGTCACGATCGCGTGCGGCGTGCGGATAGGAGAAGAGATTACCCTTGCCGGCCTCAGGGAGAGATTCGATGCGGTCTTTATCGCCGCGGGTGCGCCGGTGGGTCTCCTCCCCGGGATAGAAGGGGAAAACCTGCTAGGCGTCATAGACGGCCTCCGCTTTCTCAGGTCCGCCCGCAGCTCCGAGGTTCTCGCCCCGGGCAAAGTAACCGCCGTTATAGGCGGCGGCAATACGGCGGTAGACTGCGGGAGGACCGCAAAACGTCTGGGAAGTGAATCAGTTATCGTTATATACCGGAGGACCAGGGATGAAATGCCCGCCGCGGAAGAAGAGATAGAGGCCATGCTGCACGAAGGCATCGCCATAGAGTTTCTCGCTGCTCCAGTGCGTTTCCGTAAAGAGGGCAACAGGCTCGCCATAGAATGCATTCGCATGAAACTGGGCGACCCCGACCAGAGCGGCAGGAGGCGTCCCCAGCCTATGGAAGGATCGGAATTTACCCTTTCTGTGGATGCGGTCATCACCGCCCTCGGTCAGGCCGTGGAGACCTCTTTTGCTTCGGGATTGGCACGCAGCAGGAGCGGGACCATCATCGCGGACCCAACGGGTGCCACAAGCCTGGAAGACGTCTTTGCCGGAGGCGACGTGACCACGGGACCGGCCTACGTGGTGGACGCCATCGCCGCAGGCAAAAAGGCCGCGCGCTCTATAGGGAAGTTTCTTAAGGGCGAAGAGATTATTTCTGAGCCGGAACCGGAACCTCAGGCGCTCCCAGACGACGAGCTTTCCGCTCTGTCGCAAAGATTCGCGAGGGAGGAGAGGCTCGCTATGCCGGAGCTTCCCGTGCCGGAAAGGACTGCGGGATTTGCTGAAGTTACCCTAGGGTTCAGCCCGGGGGAAGCGATTTCTGAAGCTTCCCGTTGTCTCGCGGGCGCGATCGATGGGTGCATCGAATGCGGGGAATGCGCGAAGCGCTGCGATGTTCACGCAATCGATTATGCCATGAAAGATGAGGTCGTGGAGCAATATTTCGACAGCATCGTCCTTGCCCCCGGCTTCGACCTTTACGATCCGACGGAAAAGGGAGAATATGGCTATGGAACATTGCCCGGAGTGGTGACGGGCATAGAGTTCGAGCGCATCTGCTCCGTCACGGGCCCTACTGGGGGCGACATCCTCATCCAGGGAAAGACCCCCAAACGTTTCTTTTTCATCCAATGCGTCGGCTCCAGAGACCGTCAGAGCGGCGCCCGTTTTTGCTCCAGGGTCTGCTGCATGTATACGGCAAAACATGCGAGCATCGTGAAGGACAGGATTCCCGACGCGGAGGTGTACGTTTCTTACATCGATGTGAGGGCTTACGGCAAAAACTATGAGGAATTTTACAAGAGCACCCAGGAGAGCGGCGCCTCCTATATAAGGGGCATTCCGGGAGAGATCTCGAAAACCGCGGAGGGGCTCCTCGTCAGGGTAGAGGATATGCTGAGCGGGGAGCTTCGGGAGATAGAGGTGGACGTCGTGGTGCTGGCCACCGGCGTGAGGCCCCGCAAAGAGACTGAGAAGCTCCTCGACATTATGTCCGTGGAAAAGGATGAATACGGATTCGTCAAAGTAACATCGATCCATCCTTCCCGGACGAACGTGAAAGGCATATTCGCCTGCGGCATGGCCTCGGGTCCGAAAGACGTTCCCGATACCGTGGCCTCCGGCGGTGAAGCAGCGGCACGATGCATGGAGTATATCCACGAGGAGAGGGTCTTTGGAAACTGAAGGAGAAGAACGCAGGTGAGGACGGGGATTTTCATCTGCCACTGCGGGCATAATATCAAACATACGGTAGATGTGAAGAAAGTGAGCCGCTTCTTCAAGGACTTTCCGACCGTGGTCGTCTCCGAGGATTATCCCTTCGTCTGCTCCGAGCCGGGACAGGACATGATCGAAGAAGCCATAAAGAAACATGGCCTCGACCGCGTGCTCATCGCATCGTGCACCCCGTCTCTCCATGGCGAGCTATTCAAAGATCTACTCAAAAAATCGAATCTCAACCCCTTTCTTCTCCGCAGGGTGGGCATACGGGAGCACTGCTCGTGGGTGGGAGATGATCCCGGACCCAATACGGAAAAGGCAATAAAGCTCATCAAGGCAGGACTCTACGCCTCCGCCCATTACGTGCCTCTGGAAGAGAAAAAGGTCGACGTAGTCAAATCTGCGCTCATCATCGGGGGAGGCGTCTCGGGCCTCAGTGCGGCCCTGTTTCTATCGAGGATGGGCATGAAAGTGTACCTCGTGGAAAAGGCAGATCACCTCGGGGGGCACGTGGGGGCGCTTAAGAATATCTGGCCTGCGAGGGAGGATGGGAAATCGGCGGTGATCGATCCGATGGTAAGTGAGCTCGGGATAATGGAAAATGTGGAGATCTTCACGTCTACCACCCTGAGCGCCTTCGAAGGCTTTTTCGGTAATTATCAGGCAACCCTGAATACCCCCGGGGGAGTCAAAACAGTTGTGGCGGGAGGGGTCATCGTGGCGGTCGGTTTTTCACCTTTCGACCCCCGGTTGAAGCCGGAGCTGAACTACGGCAGGGACGACAGGATCATGACCACCCTCGAATTCGAGGAAAGGAAGGAGGGGCTGTCCAAAGACCCGCGGGTCGCCATACTCCACTGCGTGGGCTCGAGGGACGAGCAGGTCAATAAGCCCTATTGCTCCCGGGTATGCTGCATCAATGCATTGCGGGCGGCTAATGCCATAAAAGTCAGGCACCCGGACGCGTATGTGGAGTCCTTTTACATGGATATGCGCGCCCATCCCAAAGGCGGGGAGGAGTTTTTCGAAGAGACCCAGGAACTGGGGGTGCTCTTTACGAGATCCAATATCGGTGAGATCATTCCCTCGTCCGGGGGACTGCTTTTGAGAGGAGAGGATACCCTTTTGGGGGAGACTTTCGAACGGGAATTCGACTATGCCGTACTCTCTACAGGCATGTCGTCCCCGGAGGACAGTAAGCTCATCTCATCCCTCCTCAAGGTAACTCTCGACAAGGACAAGTTTTTCCTCGAGGCCCACATAAAACTGAGGCCCTTCGACACGGCGGTAAAAGGCATCTTTATCGCGGGCACATGCTCGGGCCCCAAGGACATGGAGGAATCGATCAATCACGGCAGGGCATCGGCGCTCAAGCTATTCGGATTTCTGAACCTGGGATACGCCTTTGTCGATCCGTTCATATCGTGGGTCGATCCCAAAAGATGCAGCGGCTGCCGGATGTGCGAGCAAGCCTGTGTGGCCAAAGCAATAAAATATGATGAACAAAAAAGGATCGCCCACGTGGAAGAAGCGGCCTGCATGGGCTGCGGCCTCTGCAACGCCACCTGTCCCTCTTCATCGATCAGTCTGAAGGGGCATATGGACAGTGCGATAGATGACGAAATAGGAGCAATGATTGAGGGGCAGTCGCTAGTAGCTAGTCTCTAGTAGCTAGTTAGAAAGGCAGTCGTTAGTCGTTAGTATATAGTTGTTAGTAGAGAGGCAGTCGATAGTCGTTGGTATATAGTCGTTGGTAGAAAAAAGCACGGGCGAGAGTATAGGTTTTAACTGACGACTAACGACTATACCAACGACCGGTTCTTCAAGGAGGCATAATGACGGAAGAGAAAGAGAAGAATCCTGAGATCGTGGGTTTTGCCTGCTCTTTTTGCACTTTTAAGGCTTCGGAGATGGCGGGGAGCCTTCGTATGAAGTATCCCGATGGAATAAAGCTCATCCAGGTGCCCTGTTCGAGCAGGGTCGATCCTGCTTTTGTGATCAAGGCCATATTGGACGGCGCGGATGGCGCCTTTGTGGCGGGTTGTCATCCGGGCGACTGCCATTTTATTAAAGGGAACTACTTTACACGGAGGAAAATAGCCGCCCTGAAAGAGATGTTCGATGCTTTCTCTATGAAAGATAAGCTCCGCCTCTTCTGGGTAAGCGCCGCGGAAGCGAGGCGATTCGTAGAAAAGGTAACTGCCATGTATGGGGACATAAAGGAAAAGAAAAATGCTGGGTAAAATGATCGGCAAGGTCGCCCTGGAACGGACCCTCGGCAAATTCCTGGAGGATGACTCCCATCTGGTCCTGGGATTCGAAGAGAAGGGGAAGGAAGTGGGCCATCGGATCTTCAAGAATGATCTCAAGGGCTTCACTCTTGTAAACCCATTCTTCTCCGCAAACGGCGCACTCTACCTGCGCCGCCTCTTCTCCAAGGGGGCGGAGATTATCCTCATGCTGAGGCCTTGTGAAATCCGGGCATACCATGAACTGGTCAAGCTGAACCAGATCGAAGCGGAAAAGATCGTCGCCGTCTCCATCGACTGTGCGGGCGCCTCCTCTTTAAAAGATCCTGGAAAGCCCCGTACCGCGTGCCAATCATGCAGGGAAAAACGGGGAGTTATCGGCGACGCAGGCATAAGGTTCGATGCAAAAGGCGTTCCCTGGCTTCTCCCGTACACCGAAAAGGGTGAGGAGTTTACAAGGCTCATAGAGGGGG is a genomic window containing:
- a CDS encoding acyl-CoA dehydrogenase family protein, with amino-acid sequence MELTHEQRDIKMAAREFAEKEFTDIARVLDEEERFDDRLWKKAAELGFLGVFIDEKYGGAGLGQLDQALIIEEFGRVDGGIGQTLIATYFGTQMILAVGTEEQKQKYLPKVVSGEWRAGMASTEPDVGSDVASIATTAIKDGDEYVLNGNKMFITNGSLGDFLVVLAVTDPGNPRKHNRLSTFIVETNRPGYEANKLHGKLSIRCSDTCEVAFKNLRIPKENLLGPEGRGFYILMDFFNRARIDIGGIAIGTAQGALDKAIAHVKKRKQFGAPLAALPTVQTKIADMATLLEAGRSLLYRAARDLDEGNVDPSLIAMAKWYTCELAVKISDEAIQLHGGYGILKEYNVEHYWRDAKVFEIFEGTKEVEKILIGRKLLGKF
- a CDS encoding (Fe-S)-binding protein — encoded protein: MGEQQTSRLLTCIQCGKCTGSCPESGRTPFNIRMLVRRRQFKQGIEESIPWYCTSCGACTLRCPRDVKPSEIIIDVRSQLVEDGQIPVSIQKALENTFVQKNPWGRSRAKRGAWADKLDMDIPHVRDTASKRLLFTCCIQAYDPRCMVIPSNVAKILRMGGVEFGILGEEEACCGNEIRRIGESGLFEELREENKAVFEEYGVKEIIALSPHCMNGLKKEYGELGITVSHYTELVAPLIEEGLITINTPFEKKVIYHDPCFLGKQNGIFDAPRKILKSIPGLELLEFSRSRETSLCCEGGGGRMFYETETTSPRNSEIRVTEALMRGAEVIATSCPFCVMTLEDPATEKGLIVREISEILMEGI
- a CDS encoding electron transfer flavoprotein subunit beta/FixA family protein, yielding MNLLVFTKRVPATQEEEVRIIDDGKGIDLAKIPFKVNDWDNYSVEEAVRIAEKTEGTVTAISMGDRESDEVLRRAIAMGAHNGSLLQLTEPLHDPSQRAAIACNFIKKENIPFDLIFTGVQSEDDQFAAMGGILAAKLDLPYVSMVIGIDEIEKEYVIVRRELEGGLQEKIRVSLPAILAIQSGINEPRYVSIMGVRKASKVERKVYEAEVYNDAPRLIEVERWVYPPKKGGARMLAGELDAVCKDLLGILKEKGVYQ
- a CDS encoding electron transfer flavoprotein subunit alpha/FixB family protein — protein: MSYALIVAEVRKGIFEERNLDSAGFASLLQKETVLLIPEGPYEIPPITERVLKVPVEEATFLNPLFMSTLIQKVTELKGKPDAVIFTSSSSGTELASYSAGKLGLPLITDLSAYDKERAVFFKSYYSDKIFGEFKVKGEGQFIATVRSGSFKEFAVTKIPATEAMEAVAAGGERTFLGYVEEEKGEIDITKAEFLLSVGRGIGSKDEIADYEELAGILRAVLSGSRPVIDKMWLPKVRQVGTSGKTVKPKVYLAMGISGAFQHIAGMKDSECIIAVNKDPEAPIFQYAHFGIVSDVHKVRDKLKDIVRG
- a CDS encoding FAD-dependent oxidoreductase is translated as MNDEKRVLVVGGGIGGITAALELASCGVRVTMLEEGPSIGGRMIQLDKTFPTLDCSTCTLSPKMVEVALQKRIELLSWAMPRAVKKEEKGFLVTIHKKARFVDTTKCNACGSCSVFCPVVMKSEFNMGTGSRKAVYIPFPQAIPNKASIDKREDRPCKAACVDACPVHTNVLGYVKHIREGRFNDAYLLIRETNPFPSACGRVCYAPCEKACNRGQLDHPVAIRDLKRFAVDQFDPANLTIPQVQRTEKKIAVVGAGPAGLACAHDLALNGHDVTVYEALPEPGGMMRYAIPEYRLPRKELDREIDYIERLGVTIACGVRIGEEITLAGLRERFDAVFIAAGAPVGLLPGIEGENLLGVIDGLRFLRSARSSEVLAPGKVTAVIGGGNTAVDCGRTAKRLGSESVIVIYRRTRDEMPAAEEEIEAMLHEGIAIEFLAAPVRFRKEGNRLAIECIRMKLGDPDQSGRRRPQPMEGSEFTLSVDAVITALGQAVETSFASGLARSRSGTIIADPTGATSLEDVFAGGDVTTGPAYVVDAIAAGKKAARSIGKFLKGEEIISEPEPEPQALPDDELSALSQRFAREERLAMPELPVPERTAGFAEVTLGFSPGEAISEASRCLAGAIDGCIECGECAKRCDVHAIDYAMKDEVVEQYFDSIVLAPGFDLYDPTEKGEYGYGTLPGVVTGIEFERICSVTGPTGGDILIQGKTPKRFFFIQCVGSRDRQSGARFCSRVCCMYTAKHASIVKDRIPDAEVYVSYIDVRAYGKNYEEFYKSTQESGASYIRGIPGEISKTAEGLLVRVEDMLSGELREIEVDVVVLATGVRPRKETEKLLDIMSVEKDEYGFVKVTSIHPSRTNVKGIFACGMASGPKDVPDTVASGGEAAARCMEYIHEERVFGN
- a CDS encoding CoB--CoM heterodisulfide reductase iron-sulfur subunit A family protein; protein product: MRTGIFICHCGHNIKHTVDVKKVSRFFKDFPTVVVSEDYPFVCSEPGQDMIEEAIKKHGLDRVLIASCTPSLHGELFKDLLKKSNLNPFLLRRVGIREHCSWVGDDPGPNTEKAIKLIKAGLYASAHYVPLEEKKVDVVKSALIIGGGVSGLSAALFLSRMGMKVYLVEKADHLGGHVGALKNIWPAREDGKSAVIDPMVSELGIMENVEIFTSTTLSAFEGFFGNYQATLNTPGGVKTVVAGGVIVAVGFSPFDPRLKPELNYGRDDRIMTTLEFEERKEGLSKDPRVAILHCVGSRDEQVNKPYCSRVCCINALRAANAIKVRHPDAYVESFYMDMRAHPKGGEEFFEETQELGVLFTRSNIGEIIPSSGGLLLRGEDTLLGETFEREFDYAVLSTGMSSPEDSKLISSLLKVTLDKDKFFLEAHIKLRPFDTAVKGIFIAGTCSGPKDMEESINHGRASALKLFGFLNLGYAFVDPFISWVDPKRCSGCRMCEQACVAKAIKYDEQKRIAHVEEAACMGCGLCNATCPSSSISLKGHMDSAIDDEIGAMIEGQSLVASL
- a CDS encoding hydrogenase iron-sulfur subunit; translation: MTEEKEKNPEIVGFACSFCTFKASEMAGSLRMKYPDGIKLIQVPCSSRVDPAFVIKAILDGADGAFVAGCHPGDCHFIKGNYFTRRKIAALKEMFDAFSMKDKLRLFWVSAAEARRFVEKVTAMYGDIKEKKNAG
- a CDS encoding 4Fe-4S dicluster domain-containing protein, with amino-acid sequence MLGKMIGKVALERTLGKFLEDDSHLVLGFEEKGKEVGHRIFKNDLKGFTLVNPFFSANGALYLRRLFSKGAEIILMLRPCEIRAYHELVKLNQIEAEKIVAVSIDCAGASSLKDPGKPRTACQSCREKRGVIGDAGIRFDAKGVPWLLPYTEKGEEFTRLIEGEAEEIPPFPDKEERGTEKFSTNMEAFSEELAHCIMCRNCKAMCPVCYCIDCVFNGDEYLPKGDALLNKVFRSGSLEMPQGKELFHMIRMFHVSQVCVGCGACEEACPQGIPLTKYFKGVSERLQSMFSYMSGRSLEEEIPYLSFQEDELKDAED